In Companilactobacillus allii, one genomic interval encodes:
- a CDS encoding PTS mannose/fructose/sorbose transporter subunit IIC, with product MQLNAIQIILVVLVSFLAGMEGILDEFHFHQPVIACTLIGLVTGNLIPCLILGGSLQMIALGWANIGAAVAPDAALASVASAIILVLGGEGRKGVASAIAIAVPLAVAGLLLTIIVRTLATGIVHIMDKAAEEGSFRKIEIWQIVAIAMQGVRIAIPAALILAVGPGPVRAMLSSMPAWLTDGLAIGGGMVVAVGYAMVINMMASKEVWPFFAIGFVLATVTDLTLIALGTIGISLALIYLTLSKSGGGSNNGGGGSNTGDPVGDIIDNY from the coding sequence ATGCAATTGAATGCTATTCAAATAATACTAGTCGTTCTAGTATCTTTCTTAGCTGGTATGGAAGGTATTTTGGATGAATTCCATTTTCATCAACCAGTTATCGCCTGTACTTTGATCGGATTAGTTACAGGTAACTTAATTCCTTGTTTGATCTTAGGTGGTTCATTACAAATGATCGCCTTAGGTTGGGCAAATATCGGTGCCGCTGTTGCACCTGATGCCGCTTTGGCATCTGTAGCTTCTGCTATAATTTTAGTTTTAGGTGGAGAAGGTAGAAAGGGTGTAGCGTCAGCTATTGCCATTGCCGTTCCACTTGCTGTTGCTGGTTTGTTACTAACAATTATTGTTCGTACATTAGCAACTGGTATTGTTCATATCATGGATAAGGCTGCTGAAGAAGGTAGTTTTAGAAAGATTGAAATTTGGCAAATCGTCGCCATTGCTATGCAAGGTGTTCGTATTGCTATTCCTGCAGCATTGATTCTTGCTGTTGGTCCTGGTCCCGTTAGAGCTATGTTATCATCCATGCCTGCATGGTTAACTGATGGTCTTGCCATTGGTGGTGGTATGGTTGTTGCCGTTGGTTATGCAATGGTTATCAACATGATGGCTTCTAAAGAAGTATGGCCATTCTTTGCTATTGGTTTTGTTCTAGCAACTGTTACAGATCTTACATTAATCGCACTTGGTACTATCGGTATTTCACTAGCTTTGATCTACCTAACTCTTTCAAAGAGTGGCGGTGGTTCAAATAACGGCGGTGGAGGTTCAAACACCGGTGATCCAGTTGGCGACATAATAGATAATTACTAG
- a CDS encoding mannose/fructose/sorbose PTS transporter subunit IIA — protein sequence MVGIIIASHGEFAKGIKQSGSMIFGEQEEVQAVTLMPDMGPDDLKAKLEEAIATFKDQDQVLFLVDLWGGTPFNQVNGLFEAHKDKWAIVAGLNLPMLIEAYASRLSMDSAHEIAAHILETAKDGVKVRPEELQPKEAAKPATSEQQVANTGKPGSFKYVLSRIDSRLLHGQVATAWSKSVTPTRIIVVSDAVAKDDLRTQLIQQAAPVGVKAHVVPVDQMIKLAKDDKHFGGQRALLLFETPQDALRAIEGGVPLKELNVGSMAHSAGKVQPNKVLAFDQNDIDTFKKLEDKGIKFDVRKVPTDSQDNMDSILNKAQAELNKNK from the coding sequence ATGGTAGGAATTATCATTGCCAGTCATGGCGAATTTGCCAAGGGCATCAAACAGTCCGGATCAATGATTTTCGGCGAACAAGAAGAAGTTCAAGCCGTTACATTGATGCCTGATATGGGTCCTGATGACTTAAAGGCAAAGTTGGAAGAAGCAATTGCTACTTTTAAAGATCAAGACCAAGTCTTGTTCCTAGTCGATCTTTGGGGTGGTACACCATTCAATCAAGTTAATGGCTTGTTTGAAGCACATAAGGATAAGTGGGCAATCGTCGCCGGCTTAAACTTGCCAATGCTTATTGAAGCTTATGCTTCACGTTTGTCAATGGATAGTGCACATGAGATCGCTGCACATATTCTTGAGACAGCAAAAGATGGGGTTAAAGTTCGTCCAGAAGAACTACAACCTAAAGAAGCTGCAAAACCTGCAACTTCAGAACAACAAGTAGCTAATACTGGTAAACCAGGATCATTCAAATACGTATTATCACGTATCGATTCACGTTTACTTCATGGACAAGTTGCTACAGCATGGTCCAAGTCAGTAACACCTACACGTATTATCGTTGTATCTGATGCTGTTGCTAAAGATGATTTGCGTACACAATTGATTCAACAAGCTGCACCAGTTGGTGTTAAAGCTCACGTTGTTCCAGTTGACCAAATGATCAAGTTAGCAAAGGATGATAAGCACTTTGGTGGTCAACGTGCTTTACTATTATTCGAAACACCTCAAGATGCACTACGTGCAATTGAAGGTGGAGTTCCATTGAAGGAACTAAACGTTGGATCAATGGCACATTCTGCCGGAAAAGTTCAACCTAATAAAGTTTTGGCTTTTGACCAAAATGATATTGATACATTTAAGAAGCTTGAAGATAAGGGTATCAAATTTGATGTTCGTAAAGTCCCAACAGATTCACAAGACAACATGGACTCAATTTTGAATAAGGCTCAAGCTGAATTAAATAAAAACAAGTAA
- a CDS encoding NADPH-dependent FMN reductase: MKNIGIIVGSSRPTRVSLSIANWVKDNLDSNSLNFEIIDLKEISLPFLDEPDIPAHGNYQNKHTKDWAKLINNYDGFIIIYPQYNWGYPAVLKNALDYLYKEWAHKPVSSVVYGSHGGFQAEIALDLVLNGLHMNILNSKASLSFDNSKELNPTIDFKKYEFSIKQIGYELESIFNEDI; this comes from the coding sequence ATGAAGAACATAGGTATTATTGTAGGAAGTAGTCGACCAACCAGAGTATCTCTAAGTATTGCCAACTGGGTAAAGGATAATCTAGACTCGAATTCTTTAAATTTTGAGATAATCGACTTAAAAGAAATCAGTCTACCCTTTTTAGATGAACCAGATATTCCCGCTCATGGAAATTATCAGAATAAACATACTAAAGACTGGGCAAAACTAATCAACAACTATGATGGATTCATTATTATTTATCCACAATATAACTGGGGATATCCGGCTGTATTAAAAAACGCTTTGGACTATCTTTATAAAGAATGGGCTCATAAACCAGTTTCTAGCGTTGTTTACGGGTCACATGGAGGATTTCAAGCTGAAATTGCTTTGGACCTTGTTTTGAACGGATTACATATGAACATTTTAAATAGTAAGGCGAGTTTGAGCTTTGATAACTCTAAGGAATTGAACCCTACCATTGATTTCAAAAAGTACGAATTTAGTATTAAACAAATCGGTTATGAACTCGAATCTATATTTAATGAAGATATATAA
- a CDS encoding DUF4867 family protein, with amino-acid sequence MSTYEDFKKKNPDYKILTIDDPDFKKYGTVYTKYNLSEINQFMDTKVQISSPDNKYVPSNPELEEISTIQEIGIDVFAGMPIEAGECTGQSTSFTAIEYHQGSELNIFQTDVIMVLGKRQTLDTKGLYSPSEDGQIFFVPAGTVVEFYSDTLHYAPIKVHESGFKFIVMLIAGTNQELPADFKSSNPRIVKKNKFQVVDPIRKDKIAIGVKVGLTGKLVEMKQVK; translated from the coding sequence ATGAGTACATATGAAGATTTTAAAAAGAAAAATCCAGACTACAAAATTCTAACGATCGATGATCCTGACTTTAAGAAGTATGGAACAGTGTATACAAAATATAATTTGAGTGAAATAAATCAATTTATGGATACAAAGGTACAAATCTCAAGTCCTGATAATAAATATGTTCCTTCAAATCCAGAACTAGAAGAAATTTCAACTATTCAAGAAATTGGAATTGATGTATTTGCTGGGATGCCAATTGAAGCTGGTGAATGTACAGGACAATCAACAAGTTTCACTGCTATTGAGTATCATCAGGGTAGTGAATTGAATATTTTTCAGACCGATGTAATTATGGTTCTTGGAAAACGTCAAACTTTGGATACTAAGGGTCTTTATAGTCCAAGTGAAGATGGACAAATCTTCTTTGTACCAGCTGGCACAGTAGTAGAATTTTATAGCGATACACTTCACTATGCACCTATTAAAGTTCATGAATCAGGATTCAAATTTATTGTCATGCTGATTGCTGGAACGAATCAAGAACTTCCTGCGGATTTTAAGAGCAGTAATCCTCGTATTGTTAAAAAGAATAAGTTCCAAGTTGTTGATCCAATCAGAAAAGATAAGATTGCAATTGGTGTAAAGGTTGGTCTTACAGGTAAACTTGTTGAAATGAAACAAGTTAAATAA